In Trichoderma atroviride chromosome 2, complete sequence, one DNA window encodes the following:
- a CDS encoding uncharacterized protein (EggNog:ENOG41) — protein MSRLLDRCCLTTATNTTITMSNASVTPPMRVSGWNTHFLATSAGVRFAGLFRLDGFDITYRDVLTEMRLCFDIPNSISQIHGQTHGQDEYDGPWDNLAFAFTDYVNLPPGEASAPLTTIVTSDLDQLVPPPPPALPTNIEEPPIIRFRLVRHRSCGLPSTAPLASHLEGGCAQHIPLPIRRREPRYLPPKVSSTDPRISSLPLRKRATGTRSSRSPSKRSASGSVSPDKNSESGQLPMHEEESLANMVAPPNMNNPPDFRQTIAKFRSSLLTFARQCAVSGKGRTWCYSPAIGPALQACHIVPQQHYHLYPDPLLDPQSNDDLELSPQRLLKSWESTWAFSNGILLLSHFHELFDSRLFSIHPDTLQIRAFMPYDVICDYHGRKAALGAYVDRNALRHHYEMCCIENMAAEMPLRDQFFALETEPTTPSTASLINARMAYSFVPSSISMHGQSTRRPSGDPSKRARPAEDSSIPDTHEEDGASRFFTPDEATYEQKHKRRRLSQHALEEGLGDFGHVNSPRAYDSYVMPPTSASFLADVNWKLLKLTSI, from the exons ATGTCACGGCTATTAGACCGTTGCTgcctcaccaccgccaccaacaccaccatcaccatgtcGAACGCGTCTGTAACACCGCCGATGCGCGTATCTGGATGGAATACCCATTTTTTAGCCACGTCCGCTGGTGTCCGATTTGCTGGCCTATTCCGACTCGATGGTTTCGATATTACATACCGCGACGTCTTGACCGAGATGCGTTTGTGCTTCGACATACCAAATAGTATATCTCAGATTCATGGACAAACTCACGGCCAGGATGAATATGATGGTCCCTGGGATAACCTTGCCTTTGCATTTACCGACTACGTGAATCTACCTCCAGGCGAGGCGTCTGCTCCCCTTACCACCATTGTAACTAGCGATCTTGATCAGCTGgtgcctcctcctccacctgcATTGCCAACGAACATAGAAGAGCCACCCATTATACGTTTTCGCCTTGTTCGGCACCGCTCCTGTGGCCTACCGAGCACTGCTCCACTGGCATCACATCTTGAAG GCGGCTGCGCGCAGCACATCCCGCTCCCTATACGCCGCAGGGAGCCCCGCTATCTCCCCCCCAAAGTGTCCTCGACCGATCCTcgaatttcttctttgccactTCGAAAGAGAGCGACAGGAACCAGAAGCTCACGATCACCCTCTAAGCGCTCCGCATCCGGCTCTGTGTCCCCTGATAAGAACTCTGAGTCAGGCCAGCTGCCCATGCATGAAGAGGAATCTTTAGCCAACATGGTGGCGCCGCCCAATATGAATAACCCACCCGACTTCCGTCAGACTATCGCGAAATTTCGCTCGTCCCTTCTTACGTTCGCTCGGCAGTGCGCTGTATCAGGGAAGGGCCGAACTTGGTGTTACAGCCCTGCCATCGGCCCTGCCCTACAGGCATGCCACATCGTCCCCCAACAGCACTATCATCTATATCCCGATCCCCTCCTTGATCCTCAGAGCAATGATGACCTCGAGCTTAGTCCACAGCGTCTGCTTAAGTCTTGGGAATCAACCTGGGCTTTCAGCAATGGGATTCTTTTACTGAGCCACTTCCATGAACTCTTCGACTCCAGGCTATTCTCTATCCACCCAGATACGCTGCAGATCCGCGCTTTTATGCCCTACGATGTCATTTGCGATTACCATGGACGTAAAGCCGCCTTGGGGGCCTATGTCGATCGCAATGCCTTGCGGCATCATTACGAAATGTGCTGTATCGAGAATATGGCTGCCGAAATGCCGCTGAGGGATCAATTTTTCGCTCTTGAAACTGAACCAACTACACCGAGCACGGCATCGCTTATCAACGCCCGGATGGCATATTCTTTCGTACCGAGTTCGATAAGTATGCATGGTCAGTCGACACGGCGCCCTTCTGGTGACCCATCTAAAAGGGCGCGACCTGCAGAGGATAGCTCGATCCCAGATACacatgaagaagacggagcgTCGAGGTTTTTCACACCGGATGAAGCAACTTATGAGCAAAAACATAAGCGAAGACGGCTATCACAGCACGCGCTGGAAGAAGGGCTTGGGGATTTTGGACATGTAAACTCCCCACGAGCTTACGATAGCTATGTAATGCCACCTACCTCGGCGTCCTTCCTGGCGGATGTAAACTGGAAATTATTGAAACTCACCTCGATTTAA
- a CDS encoding uncharacterized protein (TransMembrane:1 (o38-57i)): protein MGSVGKLDDKFIQRHLGRARDGTQLLKSLDCYPFFSRIYELPYLVPVMLSLFLSLSYKGSKDYIRQEILARASTPPQIWDSASISIPDLVNSNIRGKVSLAAIYNFLDKPGTRQVVAALDEFWLVG, encoded by the exons ATGGGATCAGTAGGTAAATTGGATGATAAGTTTATACAGCGACATTTGGGCAGAGCGCGGGATGGCACCCAGCTACTGAAGTCACTCGACTGCTATCCTTTCTTTTCGCGCATCTACGAGCTTCCTTATCTAG TCCCTGTGATGCTGTCACTATTTTTAAGCCTAAGCTATAAGGGTAGCAAAGATTACATCAGACAAGAAATATTGGCCAGAGCATCAACACCGCCTCAGATTTGGGACTCAGCAAGTATCTCCATACCAGATTTGGTGAACTCTAATATCAGGGGCAAAGTAAG CCTTGCGGCAATATACAACTTCTTAGACAAACCAGGCACTCGTCAAGTTGTCGCTGCTTTAGACGAATTTTGGCTTGTTGGATAG
- a CDS encoding uncharacterized protein (EggNog:ENOG41), translating to MGLLKNFLIARPSSQLMMMMTPPEATDEISAKVNKLLLQEPTNLNRPKALCYEDILFTIVRHPVTQQTVPAMAIKFIHHKGADRKPKPTIFFFTPTNKLIFDVILTIAALALADKAFAAESITDALSLFQKSPWGKRDCIALRWKQEMLKVPIFRRTRNSALSSNEAMLYSTLNEDMGRQSLDTGHEQKLTPRCARRGAGNAANGDAPDSVRDQMMRHDPKFATFFNAYLNEFAQFDLQNAFLEEEKEVQLFRMFAHVSLTRDPRAVRDMVPKEVWEAAPPDPEIVKMEEKRNSLKQGLYRIEGCADEERIRQLTNDIRLMRAQREKRIVKEYREFYFYNRPTWDLEAQARGEVEEHFEEPTMHTAIAERARLAEILCHQPENWTGEEILQRRIEAVQLMVDFCNKKEPRKVLQTRLETQAEQSLKKEPKLVTTSEPEPDLFPILMETTQCPDCIGDDQMPLKERTFEFCRDTVRNDHWEDRHLTERERAEQRGEPIICKHPACGDRKFKHLNHFRAHVKSDHGISLRSQDQVLRRRLKKAKHREMVVKTRRRQ from the exons ATGGGTCTTTTgaaaaactttttaatagCAAGGCCATCCAGtcagctgatgatgatgatgactcCCCCCGAAGCAACAGATGAAATATCTGCTAAGGTTAACAAGCTATTGTTACAAGAACCTACTAATCTCAACCGCCCTAAGGCTCTTTGCTACGAGGATATTCTTTTTACAATAGTCCGCCACCCTGTTACACAGCAGACTGTTCCTGCCATGGCTATCAAGTTCATTCACCATAAAGGAGCGGACAGAAAGCCGAAACC GACtatattcttcttcacgCCCACTAATAAGTTAATCTTTGACGTGATTCTTACTATTGCTGCTTTGGCACTGGCTGATAAAGCATTTGCGGCCGAGAGTATAACTGATGCACTCTCCCTGTTTCAGAAAAGCCCATGGGGCAAACGGGATTGTATAGCGCTCCGATGGAAACAAGAGATGCTCAAGGTGCCGATATTTCGTCGGACTCGAAActctgctctctcttccAATGAGGCTATGTTGTACTCCACGCTGAACGAAGACATGGGCCGGCAGAGCCTTGACACAGGTCACGAACAGAAGTTGACGCCAAGATGTGCACGAAGAGGTGCCGGTAACGCTGCTAATG GTGACGCTCCGGATTCTGTCCGTGATCAAATGATGCGCCATGATCCCAAATTTGCGACATTTTTCAACGCTTATCTTAATGAATTTGCCCAATTCGATCTCCAGAATGCTTTCCttgaggaggaaaaggaagtcCAGCTATTCCGAATGTTTGCACATGTTAGTTTGACACGCGACCCACGAGCCGTGAGAGATATGGTACCCAAAGAAGTATGGGAGGCAGCGCCTCCAGACCCGGAGAttgtgaagatggaagagaagcgcAATTCTCTCAAGCAAGGCCTATACCGTATTGAAGGTTGTGCAGATGAGGAAAGAATCCGACAGCTCACTAACGACATTCGACTTATGAGAGCCCAGCGCGAGAAAAGAATCGTGAAAGAGTACCGCGAATTCTACTTCTATAACCGTCCGACCTGGGACCTTGAGGCACAAGCACGAGGAGAAGTGGAAGAGCATTTCGAGGAACCAACAATGCATACTGCTATCGCCGAGAGAGCAAGGCTAGCCGAGattctttgccatcagccCGAAAACTGGACCGGCGAGGAGATCCTACAGCGGAGGATTGAAGCCGTCCAATTGATGGTAGATTTTTGCAATAAGAAAGAGCCGAGAAAAGTCCTCCAGACCCGGCTAGAGACCCAAGCCGAGCAGTCTCTCAAGAAAGAACCGAAGCTGGTCACTACTTCCGAACCTGAACCTGACCTCTTTCCGATACTTATGGAAACAACCCAATGTCCTGACTGTATTGGTGACGATCAAATGCCTCTCAAGGAACGGACATTCGAGTTTTGTAGGGATACAGTCAGGAATGACCACTGGGAGGACAGGCACTTGACAGAACGAGAGCGTGCTGAGCAGCGTGGTGAGCCGATTATTTGCAAACACCCTGCATGCGGAGACCGGAAGTTCAAGCATCTGAATCACTTCAGGGCCCATGTTAAGTCTGACCATGGGATATCGCTTAGATCACAAGACCAGGTCCTGCGCAGACGCTtaaagaaagcaaagcaTCGTGAGATGGTTGTGAAAACAAGGCGTCGACAATAA
- a CDS encoding uncharacterized protein (EggNog:ENOG41): MRRPVKKDNSQLFENSRWPRRLLHVPSMTSFPWQPGSKYGTYKEPKYNAISYTWGRFYVRNTEPEYASTPYLQVKGVPWNIPRMRPSHFTADEFHQIVLNAANPPAEDGFESAEFVWLDVACIDQTKPHTDDYYKEVGRQARIFDGANEVIVWLTTFRRAEIKEWWSSLRNIERPVIGVEVGAHQSPDLDAWTEDVQTHLRRLRADPWFSSLWTLQEAFLSPRAILMYRDGTHRDLFAFQSDTHIQSGTLKDIIYRWHAILVKLRNIRIGHTYQGVKVDMEKVNALEVNINNLGLLEAMSLDAQIFKALEIPTASKSRALRMGNPLALLKASHQRQCYEITDRVRGIMQVFNMQLGESSPNAVPGKKYSLSELEDQLGAQLLRRYPISSQLMVQSRFFQPRKSWRVSSEMSLTEEAHLFWRQKMDSDTSMDAEVKMVTRSGGARLYATTFEDTVMVRFGGRYTTLETFYQVTRNVVGTTRTALRLNQGLHEEFQNAITKPFDQITIADEFQWLHTTRKNRNIGILFLARIQPPSKNSGAKGQIWCDWGVGLVLCQESGRNDVYERLGVMKWDVWEIKDLMKTGNMKLQATREISDPWSYLQTCNGPGWTKISGHFG, from the coding sequence ATGCGTCGTCCAGTGAAGAAGGACAATTCTCAATTGTTCGAGAATAGCCGCTGGCCGCGTCGACTACTCCACGTTCCTTCCATGACATCATTTCCCTGGCAGCCCGGCAGCAAATACGGCACCTACAAAGAGCCGAAATACAACGCAATTTCGTATACTTGGGGCAGGTTTTACGTCAGAAACACCGAGCCGGAATATGCCTCGACGCCATACTTGCAAGTCAAGGGCGTACCTTGGAACATTCCGCGTATGAGGCCCTCACACTTTACGGCAGACGAGTTTCATCAGATTGTTCTCAATGCTGCCAATCCTCCAGCTGAAGACGGCTTTGAATCGGCTGAGTTTGTGTGGCTGGATGTTGCCTGTATCGACCAGACGAAGCCCCACACTGACGATTATTACAAGGAAGTGGGCAGGCAAGCCAGGATCTTTGACGGCGCAAACGAAGTAATCGTATGGCTGACAACTTTTCGCCGTGCAGAGATCAAAGAGTGGTGGAGTAGTTTAAGGAATATTGAGAGACCTGTGATTGGCGTTGAGGTGGGAGCTCACCAAAGCCCCGATTTGGATGCCTGGACAGAAGACGTCCAAACACATCTCCGGAGACTAAGAGCTGATCCGtggttttcttctctttggaCGCTGCAGGAGGCATTCCTGAGCCCACGAGCGATTCTCATGTATAGAGATGGAACTCATCGAGACCTGTTTGCCTTCCAGAGCGATACGCACATCCAGTCGGGAACGCTCAAAGATATCATCTACCGCTGGCATGCTATCCTTGTAAAGCTGAGAAATATTCGGATTGGTCATACTTATCAAGGCGTAAAAGTTGACATGGAGAAAGTAAACGCCCTGGAAGTCAATATTAATAACCTGGGCTTATTGGAAGCGATGAGCCTGGACGCGCAGATATTTAAAGCCCTCGAGATCCCTACGGCTTCAAAGTCTCGCGCATTGCGAATGGGAAACCCCTTGGCCCTTCTCAAAGCCTCGCATCAGAGGCAGTGCTACGAGATTACAGATCGGGTCCGAGGCATCATGCAAGTTTTTAACATGCAGCTGGGCGAATCGTCGCCCAATGCCGTCCCTGGAAAGAAATACAGCTTATCAGAGCTTGAAGATCAACTTGgtgcccagctgctgcggagATACCCGATTTCCAGCCAGCTCATGGTACAAAGCCGGTTTTTTCAGCCTCGAAAGTCCTGGCGGGTAAGCTCAGAGATGAGTCTTACAGAGGAAGCTCATCTGTTTTGGCGCCAGAAGATGGACTCGGACACGTCCATGGATGCAGAAGTGAAGATGGTTACTAGATCTGGCGGTGCTCGTCTCTATGCCACAACATTCGAAGACACAGTCATGGTTCGATTTGGAGGCAGATACACAACATTAGAAACTTTCTACCAAGTTACACGGAATGTAGTTGGTACCACTAGAACGGCTTTGAGGCTCAACCAAGGACTCCACGAAGAGTTCCAAAACGCCATAACGAAGCCGTTTGATCAAATTACAATAGCAGACGAATTCCAATGGCTGCACACAACCCGGAAGAATCGTAATATAGGTATCTTATTCCTGGCGCGCATTCAGCCACCTTCAAAGAATTCTGGAGCCAAGGGCCAGATTTGGTGCGATTGGGGCGTTGGTCTGGTGCTCTGCCAAGAATCCGGCAGGAATGATGTTTATGAGAGACTCGGAGTGATGAAGTGGGACGTCTGGGAGATTAAAgacttgatgaagacgggcAATATGAAGCTTCAAGCTACGCGTGAGATATCCGATCCTTGGTCCTATCTGCAAACATGCAATGGGCCAGGCTGGACAAAGATTAGCGGGCACTTTGGATGA
- a CDS encoding uncharacterized protein (TransMembrane:12 (i62-81o87-104i140-162o168-191i203-223o243-265i285-303o338-363i383-403o409-433i454-476o488-508i)): MFRSNKSGGKFADEPRLDDISAEEVPAYNQQYGTHNIDTSDDGLIDPDSGVKRGLKDRHLSMMALAGIIGPGLLVGAGGALNSGGPASLIIGFGVIGIIAFSIMQSLGEITTLYPGGGAFVSLAERMVDKSFSVAVGWNYFIIWATVLASEYNVICSILHFWAPQVPLWGWFLILWSIFLAFQIIGGITAFGEAEYILALIKILGLTAYFIFSIVYASGGLIGQDGPVGFRYWHNPGAFNGHGFRGVATVFVFCSTFYAGVESVAVAATETRNPGTAVPRAIRQVFFRIIFVYMGSAFFFGLTCPADSDELINGGAKALQSPMTIAIQNAGWNGGVHLINAFILITCLSAVNSSIYIGSRTVLYMAQSGKAPKILGWVNKRGVPVWSILLTNAVGAISMMNVSTGASEAYSYIINLAGVSTFLVWGSISFIHLRFRRAWAVQQRRVSDLPFKSMFYPYSPYFGLFANIFLALVQGWTTLSPFTAGKFVDAYILLPLFGVIYVICKLYWRGEDRFKRSWDIDLDSGRRNDLDKSAFVGETYAEQTQKVPLWRKLWQSF, from the exons ATGTTCCGCTCAAACAAATCCGGCGGCAAATTCGCCGACGAGCCGCGCCTCGACGACATCTCGGCCGAAGAGGTTCCCGCATACAACCAGCAATACGGAACACACAACATCGACACAAGCGATGATGGTTTAATCGACCCAGATTCAGGCGTCAAGCGTGGCTTGAAAGATCGCCATTTGTCCATGATGGCGCTCGCTGGCATTATCGGGCCTGGTTTGCTGGTTGGCGCAGGAGGTGCCTTGAACAGCGGTGGCCCGGCGTCATTAATTATTGGATTTGGTGTTATTG GTATCAttgccttctccatcatgcAGTCTCTGGGCGAAATCACCACTCTGTACCCCGGCGGCGGAGCCTTTGTCTCTTTAGCTGAACGCATGGTGGACAAGTCCTTCTCCGTGGCTGTTGGCTGGAACTATTTCATCATCTGGGCTAccgtcttggccagcgaGTACAATGTCATCTGCAGCATCCTCCACTTCTGGGCACCTCAGGTCCCTCTCTGGGGCTGGTTCCTCATCCTATGGAGCATATTCCTGGCCTTTCAAATCATTGGCGGCATCACTGCTTTTGGTGAGGCAGAGTATATCCTGGCACTCATCAAGATTCTCGGCTTGACGGCCTACTTTATATTTTCCATCGTGTATGCGTCAGGAGGATTAATTGGCCAAGACGGCCCTGTTGGATTCAGATACTGGCATAACCCGGGAGCCTTCAACGGCCATGGCTTCCGAGGAGTTGCGAcagtctttgtcttttgctcTACTTTCTACGCTGGAGTTGAGTcagtggctgtggctgctaCTGAGACGAGAAATCCGGGTACTGCTGTGCCACGAGCTATACGCCAAGTCTTCTTCCGCATCATCTTTGTATATATGGgatcggccttcttctttggtcTCACTTGCCCGGCTGATTCTGATGAGCTTATCAATGGAGGTGCCAAGGCGCTGCAGAGCCCCATGACTATCGCTATACAAAATGCTGGTTGGAATGGAG GCGTTCATCTCATCAACGCCTTCATCCTCATAACATGTCTTTCAGCCGTCAATTCATCCATCTACATCGGCTCTCGTACCGTCCTGTACATGGCGCAGTCCGGAAAGGCCCCCAAGATCCTCGGCTGGGTCAACAAGCGCGGCGTCCCAGTCTGGTCAATCCTTCTCACAAACGCCGTCGGTGCCATCTCCATGATGAACGTCTCAACCGGAGCATCAGAGGCATACAGCTACATCATCAACCTCGCCGGCGTGAGCACGTTCCTCGTCTGGGGAAGCATCAGCTTCATCCACTTGCGCTTTCGTCGTGCATGGGCTGTGCAGCAGCGCCGAGTGAGTGATTTGCCGTTCAAGAGCATGTTTTACCCTTACAGCCCCTACTTCGGCTTGTTTGCGAATATTttccttgctcttgttcaGGGCTGGACGACGTTATCGCCATTTACTGCTGGTAAATTTGTGGATGCGTATATTCTTTTGCCGCTCTTTGGTGTAATTTACGTTATTTGCAAATTGTACTGGAGGGGAGAAGATAGATTCAAGAGAAGCTGGGATATTGATTTGGATAGCGGCCGAAGAAATGATTTGGATAAGAGTGCTTTTGTTGGAGAGACGTATGCGGAGCAGACGCAAAAGGTGCCGCTTTGGAGGAAGCTTTGGCAGTCATTTTAA
- a CDS encoding uncharacterized protein (TransMembrane:1 (o20-39i)~BUSCO:EOG092D1NW2), producing MSESPSSAASVLNFNALFDNPLFAGGIGLASLGAAAAFARKGSIALLGAARRRLLVNVEISKQDPAYPWILAWLSQPRETPGFVASRLTRIHNLSVATATGARGPGATGPVNAHFFLQPGYGRHIVKFGKAFISVNREKHNTANMNTGEPHEIVQLTTLWAHRYVFEDLFREAHQLAAKANEGKTVVYSARGLEWTPLGDPRKKRPLGSVILDEGIKESIVADVKDFLSRQQWYVDRGIPYRRGYLLFGPPGSGKSSFIQALAGELDFGVAMINLSEMGMTDDKLAYLLTKLPKRSLLLLEDADAAFVNRRQRDTDGYSGANVTFSGLLNALDGVAAGEERIAFLTTNHIERLDPALIRPGRVDMMLKIGEATPFQAAQMWDRFYGDVDQDHSGRARFLERLEELGLFGKYKDGQASNRHTSAAAIQGLFLFNKSDMHGAIDMAEGLIPRNFEAENSGVDGATKTPV from the coding sequence ATGTCTGAATCACCGTCATCTGCCGCGTCGGTGCTGAACTTCAATGCGCTGTTTGACAATCCCCTGTTTGCGGGAGGCATTGGCCTCGCCTCTTTAGGTGCCGCCGCAGCATTTGCTCGCAAGGGATCAATTGCCCTGCTTGGTGCTGCTCGCCGTCGCCTTCTGGTCAACGTTGAGATCAGCAAACAGGATCCGGCATATCCCTGGATTCTGGCATGGCTCTCACAGCCGCGAGAGACACCGGGCTTTGTTGCATCTCGACTTACACGAATCCATAATCTATCAGTGGCCACGGCGACAGGCGCAAGAGGACCAGGAGCAACCGGGCCAGTCAACgctcatttctttcttcagcCTGGATATGGACGGCATATCGTCAAGTTTGGCAAGGCCTTCATCTCCGTCAACAGAGAGAAGCACAACACTGCCAACATGAATACGGGAGAGCCGCATGAGATTGTCCAGCTAACGACTCTCTGGGCGCACCGGTATGTTTTTGAAGATCTCTTCAGAGAGGCGCATCAGCTAGCCGCAAAGGCAAACGAAGGCAAAACTGTGGTGTATTCTGCACGTGGGCTTGAGTGGACTCCGCTTGGGGATCCccggaagaagaggccgctTGGATCAGTCATACTGGACGAGGGCATTAAAGAGAGCATCGTGGCCGATGTCAAGGACTTCTTATCAAGGCAGCAGTGGTATGTCGATCGAGGCATCCCATATAGAAGAGGCTATCTCCTGTTTGGGCCTCCGGGAAGCGGCAAAAGTTCTTTCATCCAAGCGCTGGCGGGAGAACTCGACTTTGGCGTTGCCATGATCAACCTCAGTGAAATGGGCATGACCGACGACAAACTGGCGTACCTTTTAACCAAGCTGCCGAAAAGAAGTCTACTCTTGTTGgaagatgccgatgccgcttTTGTCAACCGCCGCCAACGAGATACCGACGGATACAGCGGTGCCAATGTTACCTTTTCTGGTCTCCTTAATGCGTTGGATGGCGTGGCTGCCGGAGAAGAACGCATCGCCTTCCTCACCACCAACCACATTGAGCGTCTAGACCCTGCACTGATCAGACCGGGTCGAGTGGACatgatgctgaagattgGCGAGGCAACCCCGTTCCAGGCTGCGCAGATGTGGGATCGGTTCTATGGCGATGTTGATCAGGATCACTCTGGCCGGGCACGATTCTTGGAGCGTCTAGAGGAGCTGGGGTTATTCGGAAAATACAAGGACGGCCAGGCTTCCAACCGCCATacgagcgccgccgccatccagGGCCTATTTCTGTTCAATAAGAGCGATATGCACGGGGCTATTGATATGGCCGAGGGTCTTATCCCAAGGAATTTTGAGGCGGAAAACTCGGGCGTCGACGGCGCAACCAAGACGCCAGTCTAA
- a CDS encoding uncharacterized protein (EggNog:ENOG41) yields MGDTNRTLTYDAYTVGWVAVLRSELNACRLLLDEEHEQLQPKENDDNTYVLGRMGAHNIVITYPGAGTYGTTVAAQAVTNMVRTFPSVRFGLLVGVGGGAPRPPNSEDASKDIRLGDVVVSNPKGNHGGVLQHDMGKWKNDEEFSIESHLNKPPGVLLKAVKLLQSNHDLGRGKMSQYIQEAARASSEQKALKAYQFPGRGQDRLFKTGYQHVGGENCSGCSAEMTEKRLDRDSDEPVVHYGLVASANAVMRSAQRRDKLRDTWGVSCFEMEAAGLMDNFPCIVIRGICDYSDEHKSKSWQPYAATAAAAYAKDLLGVIMPKEVTSIPPAEDAMKNIPENKVQPQAPHHGPTQNELLGKIAQLEARNKYLEERNLDRASTVFGYAGFTHLGFLDQLSDANLRRLKHRIPQVLAELAKDVDWKNWHRIIDNLNSEFRLTLLSSDGEEYEGRSWTEWKKIHWSESHSDYVRTVAFRNRLGQWCNNNKHQGGCGLIWVTFVLQLYDVLQVYKPHVY; encoded by the exons ATGGGAGACACAAA TAGAACACTCACTTACGATGCTTATACCGTTGGATGGGTAGCTGTGCTCCGCTCTGAGCTAAATGCATGCAGGCTGCTCTTAGATGAAGAGCatgagcagctccagccgaAAGAGAATGATGACAATACCTATGTCTTGGGCCGAATGGGAGCGCACAATATCGTGATTACCTATCCCGGAGCAGGGACCTATGGGACAACTGTTGCGGCGCAGGCGGTAACTAATATGGTTCGCACATTTCCGAGTGTTCGATTTGGATTATTGGTTGGAGTAGGGGGAGGTGCTCCAAGACCACCAAACTCCGAAGATGCTAGCAAAGATATCCGACTTGGCGATGTTGTTGTTAGCAATCCCAAGGGAAACCACG GTGGTGTTCTTCAGCATGATATGGGCAAGTGGAAAAATGACGAAGAGTTTAGCATTGAGTCACACCTAAACAAACCCCCTGGAGTACTTTTAAAAGCAGTCAAGTTACTACAATCGAACCATGATCTCGGACGAGGAAAGATGAGCCAGTATATCCAGGAAGCAGCCAGAGCGTCCTCGGAACAAAAAGCTTTGAAAGCATATCAGTTCCCAGGACGTGGTCAAGACCGACTATTCAAGACAGGCTATCAACATGTTGGGGGAGAAAACTGCTCAGGCTGCAGTGCCGAAATGACTGAGAAGCGCCTGGATCGAGACTCGGACGAACCTGTGGTTCACTATGGTCTCGTTGCATCGGCGAACGCGGTCATGAGATCTGCCCAGCGTCGCGATAAGCTGCGAGATACATGGGGTGTCTCTTGtttcgagatggaggcggctgGACTAATGGACAACTTTCCATGTATAGTGATCCGGGGAATTTGCGACTATTCGGACGAGCACAAGAGTAAGTCATGGCAGCCTTACGCCGCTACTGCGGCGGCAGCGTATGCAAAAGATCTTTTAGGGGTTATTATGCCAAAAGAAGTCACATCTATCCCTCCGGCCGAGGACGCTATGAAA AATATACCTGAGAACAAGGTCCAGCCGCAAGCTCCACACCATGGTCCGACCCAAAATGAATTACTGGGGAAGATTGCTCAGTTAGAGGCGAGGAATAAGTAccttgaagaaagaaatctaGATCGAGCTTCAACGGTCTTCGGTTATGCTGGGTTTACTCATTTAGGCTTTTTAGACCAGCTGAGTGACGCTAATCTACGACGATTAAAGCATCGGATCCCACAAGTGTTGGCAGAATTGGCGAAAGACGTGGACTGGAAGAACTGGCACCGGATTATTGATAATTTGAACTCGGAATTCCGGCTCACATTATTGTCGAGTGATGGAGAGGAATATGAAGGAAGGAGTTGGACAGAGTGGAAAAAGATTCATTGGTCAGAGAGCCATTCGGATTACGTTCGCACCGTGGCCTTTCGTAATCGACTGGGTCAGTGGTGCAACAACAATAAACACCAGGGCGGGTGTGGTTTGATCTGGGTGACTTTTGTCTTGCAGCTGTATGATGTGTTGCAGGTATATAAGCCACATGTGTATTAG